TTTCTCAAATTTACATATTTCTATATAAGGATGAATATTAAACGAAAAAAAATCTTCAATTTGAAAATTTTCTATATAGTAAGAACGTTCTTCCCCTGTAAGTTTTTGCATTTTTAATGGACTCCTGTTCAAAATATGAGATATCTCACATTATTGTAGCGAGGAACGTGCTATTATTCAACTTAGTTAAATGGAGGTACCAAATTTTATGAACAATCAACGATGGCTTTCTCAAAATTTCTTTGCTTTTTTTATTACATGGGGTATTTTCTTACCTTATTGGACAGGTTGGTTAGTCGATGCAAAGCACCTTACTGTATCTCAAGCAAGTGTTGTAATGGGCTGCGGTCTTTTAGCACGGGCAACATCGAATCTATTTTTCTTTCCAATCCTTGCAAAATATGTGCACAATAAACGACTGATTACGATACTAGCAATTGGTGCATTGCTGACAGCTTTACTTTATATTCCAAGCACAAGTTTTATCGCTCTTCTTTTCGTTACCATTTTATTTAGTATTTTTTACCCAGCGCTATTGCCTGCCGTGGAAAGTAGTGCGGCAACGCTTGTACAATATGGCAATATCCATTACGGTAAAAGTCGTTCTTACGGATCATTTGGCTTTGTTATCGCAGTACTGATTATTAGTATGTTAACAGGTGTTTTTGGGAAGGATATTATTTTTTGGAGCATGATTTTAGGGATTATCGGGATGTTATTCATGCAACAAATGGCAACACCAAAAGAATTGCTTATTGTACCTACGAAAGAACAACGTGCAAAATCACTATCAATGAAAACATTATGGAGCATTAAAGGGTTTCCGATTGTATTATTGATCGTTATTTTATTACAAGGTGCCCATGCATCCTACTATAGTTATGGCTATATCTATTTAGAAGATTTACACGTCGATCCATTCTATATGGGGATGATTATTAACATTGCGGTTGTTTGTGAAATTTTATATTTCATGAAAGCTGATACACTGTTTACGAAGTGGCGCTCCTCTTCACTATTACTGTTAGCAGCTAGTGGATCGTCGTTACGTTGGTTACTCATCTTCCTTTTTCCAAACGTTTGGGTATTTATCGGCTCACAAGTATTACATGCCTTATCATTTGCATTAGCACACTTTGCCTTTATCGGCTATTTAACAAAGAACTTACCGAAGGAACAAATTCCTAATGCACAAGGCTTATATTCAGCACTGGCAATGGGTTTAAGCACTGCCATTCTCACATTTTTAGGCGGCTATTTATACGAAATATCCCCTGGTCTCGCCTTTGCGGCGATGCTGATTTGTACAGTACCAGCAATCGGTATATTGCTAGCTACTCGTAACAGATTCCAGTACTAAAATTAGAATAACCCCAATGGTTTTGATTACCATTGGGGTTTTATTTATATACACTATTTTTCATTGATTTTATGCAAAGTAAACCCTCTAACCAATAACAGAATACCTAAGATAAAGAAAACGATACTGAAAAGAAATAATACATAGCCAGAATCAAAAAAAGAATTATAGAAAGTTTCCTGACCTACATACGTTAAATTTGAGACACTGATAGCCGTAACAATATACTGAGTTGAAATTAAAATCGCTGCAATAAGTAAAAACAGTGACCCTACAATTTTATCTTCCATATCTACACTCACCTCATGCATTATTGAGGATTTTTCTTTTTGTAAAAAAACCCTTCGAAGGTCATATATAACGCGACTGCAATACAAAAAATAAGTAACCATGTGTTATTTTCTTTTAGGTCTGTAAAAATTAACACTGCACCCAACAACGTTATTAGTATTTTAATGATTAGTTTCATCAAAATAACCTCTCCTCTCTATCGATAGAAAAATAAAGATATGCCCGAGCAAGTACAAATTAACATTTCCAAACGTCAAAATCAATACCATTTATACACCAACAATCGACGGTGTTAACTCTCAAAAAACGGCAATAATTATTCTATCATTTGTATATCATGACAAATAACGTAAATTATATCAAGTATAGAAGTATTTTTTTGTAAAAATGTAATTTTATTAAAAATTTACAAGTTGCATTATAATTATTTCTGACCCCTGATTACTTATAATGTTTTACAGCAGCACTTACATTATCCATTAGTTTTTTGTCCCAGCCTCAAACATGATAAAATTAATGATTTTAAGCCAAATTTTTATAAAATTAATTATATATTATTCAATTTTAAGGAGGATTTAATATGAAATCTAAACCCTTTCAACGGCTTACTACCTAGGTCTGCTGGCATGCCCAAACTAAAATCTGTTTATATAAAACACCAAATTCCCGTTAATTTCTCAACTATTTTTATATTTACATGTTTAACCATGTATCATACCACACAAACTATGTACCCTACTGTTATACTTTTTATTCTAATGGTGTTAAACATCTTTTCTTTTGAATATTTTTTGAATCGTAAATACGACACTCCACAAAAAAGAGCTATTCCTGCAACTTTGTATTTTATGATAACTGGTATTCTATCTATTTTAGGTTATTTATGGATAACAGATAATTTACTAGAGTAGCAGATGTCTATCCAAAGTGGTTGATTATAATTGAAAGTGTTTTGCATTGTTATTTTATCAATGCAAAACGCTTTTTCTTGTTTCAACTAACAAATTTAGTAAACTACTCCCCGTTTTACGAATGCGACTTAGCTACTTGAACCAACATCTCTATTCCATATTGCAATTCTTCTGGTGTTGCATACGCATATGAAAGTCGAATATGCTGTGTATCTTGCGCATCATAAATATAACCTGGGTTAATCAGAACATTGTACTGCAATAACTTTATAAAAAATGCTTTATCCACGATTGGTGCATGAAATTTTAGCCATATATAAAATCCACCTTTTGATCGTTCCCAACTCGCAATGGCCTTCAGTTTTTCATGTAATAACTGTTCAACAAAGTTTGCCCGCTGCTGAAGCGCTTGTCGTAAACCAACTATATGGCGTTCGTACTTTCCTGATTGGAGCCAATGCAAAACAATTTCTTGCGAGATTGCACTTGATCCATAGTCTGTTTGCATTTTAATATCCGCTAAGCGTTCAATCACAGTTGTTGGCCCGATTAACCAACCAATGCGCAGTCCAGGACTAAGTGTTTTGGAAACACTGCCGATATATAAAACTTGTCCGCTATCATCCAGTGATTTTATAGATGGGGATCCTTCATTGAAAAGTAATTCATGATAGACATCATCTTCAATAATGGGAATGCGGCATTGTTTACAAGCCTCGTAGAGTTGCTTTTTTTCTAATGATGTCCATACGCCTCCAGTTGGATTATTTAACGTAGGAACAGCATAAAAAACAGCCTGCCTTTTTCTTTTCTTGTGCGCTAATGTTTGAGCAAGCCCTTC
This genomic interval from Lysinibacillus sphaericus contains the following:
- a CDS encoding MFS transporter produces the protein MNNQRWLSQNFFAFFITWGIFLPYWTGWLVDAKHLTVSQASVVMGCGLLARATSNLFFFPILAKYVHNKRLITILAIGALLTALLYIPSTSFIALLFVTILFSIFYPALLPAVESSAATLVQYGNIHYGKSRSYGSFGFVIAVLIISMLTGVFGKDIIFWSMILGIIGMLFMQQMATPKELLIVPTKEQRAKSLSMKTLWSIKGFPIVLLIVILLQGAHASYYSYGYIYLEDLHVDPFYMGMIINIAVVCEILYFMKADTLFTKWRSSSLLLLAASGSSLRWLLIFLFPNVWVFIGSQVLHALSFALAHFAFIGYLTKNLPKEQIPNAQGLYSALAMGLSTAILTFLGGYLYEISPGLAFAAMLICTVPAIGILLATRNRFQY
- a CDS encoding aminotransferase-like domain-containing protein → MNWQPTRQGNRTLQQQIVTWITERIERGDWVAGTKLPTQRQLAMQLGVNRSTVQQALEELKAAGILETTIGSGIYVANTSWHTLIKHRQPNWQTYIETSLHKPNYHTIQLINEYEQRDSIIRLGTGELAPSLLPTREIEASLKEISLLPKVLGYSSPQGNKQLREAICQYVQKRGIQAQPENVCIVSGGLQALQLIAVGLLEQGSIVFQEQTSYLNSVHPFQSVGMQMVAIDRDEGLAQTLAHKKRKRQAVFYAVPTLNNPTGGVWTSLEKKQLYEACKQCRIPIIEDDVYHELLFNEGSPSIKSLDDSGQVLYIGSVSKTLSPGLRIGWLIGPTTVIERLADIKMQTDYGSSAISQEIVLHWLQSGKYERHIVGLRQALQQRANFVEQLLHEKLKAIASWERSKGGFYIWLKFHAPIVDKAFFIKLLQYNVLINPGYIYDAQDTQHIRLSYAYATPEELQYGIEMLVQVAKSHS